Below is a window of Gemmatimonadota bacterium DNA.
CGCGAAATATTCCGGAACCCGTCTTGCGCACCAGGGACGCCGTCACGGCGAAGCCGTTGTGCTCCCCGGAGTTCACTATGAAGGTCTCTTTCAGCAGGTTGCGGCCGAGGCCCCAGTTACCCGCACGATCGAGGTCGCCGAGACCGACTTCCTGCTTGTACGAGAAGCTGGCTGACTGCGCCGAAGGATCGGTGATGACGTTCAGCGTGCCACCGATCGATGGGGTCGCGAGGTTGACCGCCGAGAGGCCGCGCTGGAGCTGGATGCTCGTGGCCGCATCGCCGAGGCCGTCCCAGTTCGACCAATAGACCCAGCCGTTCTCAATGTCATTGACGGGCACGCCGTTGATCATCACGGCAAAGTTACGCTGACCTGTGCGCCGGAGACAGCGGCGCCGGTCGCGTCCGTGATGCGCCCCATCAGGGTCGCGTTGGACTGAGCGGCGAGGTCGGCCGTACCGACTGCCAGCACGGCAATGGCGGCAAGCCATTTGAGACTGTTGCTAAATCGCATACGAAGATCCCCCCATCCATGGTAGTTGAGCAATCCCGGGGTGGGAGGGACCCCGCAGATCGTCACGGAAATTGTCACACGGACGGACGATCCGCAAAGAAACATATGACTCCGAAACGGGAGCCCGAATCGCGCCACCTAACCCATTTCCCCCCAACGCCTTACGGTCCACATATTTACACAGGCAGCGTGCCGTGCCAGAACTCACGCCGGCGAGCGGCCGTGTTGTGTCCTCGTCTGCGATTCGACAGCCCCTTTTCCCGTACTGGCGTCCACTGAACGGAAGTCACAACCGTTTCCTAACAAGATTAGTCTCCCGAAGAAGACGATTCTCCGCGAGCTCTCACGACGGTACTAGGGGACCGGAGGACAGTATACGCGCCCAGGAACGATTCCCGGCTTCTACGCAACAGCCCGAGAAGTATCAAAAGGCTGTCAACGCGCTTCTCTCAGCGCGCCTCGTCAGCGGCCACAAGGACGAGGAAGGCCACATGGCCATCGCGCTGAACGAGCTGGCGCCTCGAGGAGGTCAAGCGCGAGCTACGGCCCATCTGGGCTCACCCCGCTGTCTGGGTCGTGGTTGTGGTCGCGCTCGTACTAACCACTGTCGGCACCGGCTTCACGGTCTAGGACGACGCCGACCGCTAACGGCGCCCCAGTCCCGCCCTCGCTAGCAGGGGGCGGGATCTACCTCGTGAGACGACAATGACGGTTAGGACAGGGCCAGGCTCTCAGACAGCCCTCGCTGAGCGTGTAGGCGGCACGCGTTTCAGGGCAGTTACTTGGCACAGGCGTCGGAAACTTCGTTTGTCTCTGTGCCAGCACACCTGCTTTGGCAGCAGGGGGTCCCCGGTTCGAATCCGAGCGCCCCGATTAGGTAAGATGAAGTATTACAGTGACTTATGTCGGTGTGGCGTTTTTCCTTTTCGACGCACCATGGATCGAGGTCACCACATAGTCACCACAGAGTCTCGATTTCGGCCGCTCTTTCCGCGTCCTCGACACGGCAGGAACACCGGTCTTTGGCTTAGGGCCGGGCGTTTCCGAATCACTCCGCATGTCTCGTTTCCTCTACGGAGACCGGACATTCTGAGTTTGGGCTTCTCGTCCTGTTTCGGCCCGTATCGTCGTCGTTCATGCGAGGCCCGATGGTGGTCGGATGGGTGGGTCAGTGGATGCCTCGATTGGATCCAGCGCTATCCCTACGATCCCCCAACGCGAAGTCAAGACAGCTATTCGCGATACGGGGATCTTGAAGAACGCCAGCTGCCATACGTTTCGGCACACCTTCGCCACCCAGCTCCTCCGCGACGGCGTCAACGTGCGTACAGTCCAGAAACTCATGGGCCACGCAGACATCCGTACAACCATGATCTACCTCCATGCCATCGACCAGATCGGCCTGGGCGTGCGAAGCCCGCTCGACCGATCGGACGGCGAAAAGCGCGGAAGGCGTCGCTAGGCCCGCGATTAAGTAGCAGAGCGGGAGCGCTCCCCACGCTCGGTTATTCCTTCCCGCCCCCGCGACAATAAGAATCGTCGTACCTCAAGGAATAGCAGGCCTGCCGGCGTCTATCGGGGAAGACGCCGATCGGACTAAGTTGCGACGGCGCCAGCCAATTCCTCTGGAGAATGAGGAGGACGGCGCAAGACATTTATACGTTAGAACGCGCTGCAAAGATCTGAGCCAAGCGACTGCCAGGCGATG
It encodes the following:
- a CDS encoding tyrosine-type recombinase/integrase; translation: MGGSVDASIGSSAIPTIPQREVKTAIRDTGILKNASCHTFRHTFATQLLRDGVNVRTVQKLMGHADIRTTMIYLHAIDQIGLGVRSPLDRSDGEKRGRRR